The following proteins are encoded in a genomic region of Limanda limanda chromosome 22, fLimLim1.1, whole genome shotgun sequence:
- the paip2b gene encoding polyadenylate-binding protein-interacting protein 2B, which yields MPEPAEMSGPEVAKTPGGGAPGKEGKEPVANGHAGEGSDANPFAEYMWMENEEDYNRQVEEELLEQEFLERCFQEMLEEEDQDWFIPSRDLNNQGMGQLQQQLNSLSVSDHHNLEEVARKSILNPEAKEFVPGKKY from the exons ATGCCAG AGCCGGCTGAGATGAGCGGTCCAGAGGTGGCCAAGACACCGGGAGGCGGTGCTCCAGGCAAGGAGGGAAAGGAGCCGGTGGCCAATGGGCATGCAGGAGAGGGAAGCGACGCCAACCCGTTCGCCGAGTACATGTGGATGGAGAATGAAGAGGACTATaacagacag gtggaggaggagctgttgGAGCAAGAATTCTTGGAGCGCTGCTTCCAGGAAATGCttgaggaggaggaccaggatTGGTTCATCCCGTCGCGTGACCTCAACAACCAGGGGATggggcagctgcagcagcagctcaacagCCTGTCAGTCAGCGATCACCACAACCTAGAGGAAGTGGCG aggaagagcatCTTGAATCCTGAAGCGAAGGAGTTTGTTCCGGGGAAGAAATACTAG